agggtcagtttcatgaagggatagtgatagggttagaggttgatagggagaggaatttaaatttaattttatcaggattgccatccttcttcctggtggggggctatgcatgtcaccttagccttttgttttgttttctatggatggattgtaaagggcttgcaggcaaccaaacttgagccttgtggttttggtgtattgtactgttaatattgcttgttgtagagtatgtaaatattgttttgtatatatattgttctgtttacattaggtgggtaggggtgtattttaggttgggtggggttttttcagggggtggtggtggtctgtacccaggactggactgttgcagtgggtactattttgggggtctggtatgggtcagttgtggacaaaaactgtgacctatggactctgacccatgtccagaaggggtggtgggtgatgggatagtttagtataggttgtttttctgtgttattgagttgtttgttatgtataatctgtatagttttatgtatacaccttattttttatttttttttgtaatattttttattttattttacatttaatttttttatttatttatttttttatttttttatttgtacaatgtaATAATTATTTGggagagaaaggcagtcggaccagttttcagttattatagtatagtgttaagagtacactatatttatgtttgtgtttatgtttgtgtcccagtgtggattcgtttttgtttgtgggtatatgtatgtgtgtgtgtggtgggggtaggggaggttaaaaaaaacatataaaaaaaaaaaaaaaaaaaaaagggtgtatgtatatatgtatgtacatatatatatatgtatatatatgtgtgtgtgtgtatgtatatgtgtatgtatgtgtatatgtgtatgtatgtgtatgtgtatacatatatatatatgtgtgtgtgtatgtgtatgtgtatgtatatatgtatgtatatatatatatatgtatagaaaaaaaaaagaaaaaaggaaaaaaaaaaaagtgtatttgtatatgtgtatatatatatatatatatatgtgtatatatatatatatatatatatatgtatatatatatatgtatgtatgtatatatatgtatatatgtatatatatatatatatatatatatatatatatatatatatatatatatatatatgtatatattttgttatccaagttggattatttttgttacggcagctagccatatttttgttttgttattgggGGGAGAAGCAGTGTGattatgtttcctagtttggatatttttagtttttgatcccagcgtggaaagctttatttatgttcattaggtatgtgtgtgtgtgtgtgtgtgtgttggagtatagtaggtaatgatttatttattcatttatttttggtttatctgggctggccagttaggaaggtttaagttgttattttgagacggatagtttgtttttatgttcagttttgttaattttgttacagtgaaatgaacttgttttatgttttgtaaagttttgtacttttataataaaaaagagtgtcagcagagagcactgtggttgtgacagataggaaatccaaaaagaaaaaaacttcctctgtagtatacagcaggtgataagtactggaaggattaagattttttaatagaattaatttacaaatctagaaagaaGAATTGTCCAGTGCTGGGCTTGCAGAAAAAAGCTTGCTTTTATTTAGAAAATCACAGAAAACACTTGACAGAGAacaatgtctgacgcgtttcgcacctaagtgcttaatcgtagactctgTAGTGTAGTCTAGGATTAAGCACttaggtgcgaaacgcgtcagacattgtCCTCTGTCAAGTGTTTTCTGTCGGATTTTCTAAATAAAAGCAAGCTTTTATCTGCAAGCCCAGCGCTGGACAATTCTTCTTTCTACTGTTGTACAAAGCCAAGGGCGGGACCGGCGTGTCCTTGCGCAGGTGCTCCGGATTCGTTTGAAGGAGTGAGCGGCATTACTTGttgttttctaatttacaaatctgtttagctttctggcaccaattgatttaaaaaaaaagaaaaagttttccaccagagtaccgctttaagtgtATCCTTGACTGGGAAGTTCTTCTTCTGCCTTAGACTGGAATCTACCATTCACTGCTATGTGAATGGGGAACATGTGAGTCAGAACTTTCTACCTTCAGGTTTTAGAACTGGTTTAGGACCCAGATTACAGAACAGTCAAGGTCCAGAACAAGTTTCCACCAACGTTTAATGTGAACATACGGACCCCGGAGCAGATCCTTTGTATCATTCTCTGGATCCATcggtgataaaaaaaatattctaagaACATTCTAGACACAAGTTATGACTTTATATCATACGAGTAATAGGTGACGGTGACATTTAGGTATCTTCCGATTGGATGAGAGACCGGCTTGGACTTCGTTACCCGAAAGCCCATGTTCCGGTAAAGCTTATGAGCCGCGTGTTGTATTGTTGACGTATTTAGAGTCACATGATGGAATCCGCGTTGGCGAGCAAAGTCAATGACGTGCCAACAGAGGGTTTTGGCGATCCCTTTGTGCCGCTGGTCCTTGGCAACACATAGACGTCTCAGCTCTACTTCCCGGTGGGACCCTTGGACAGGTTGGACACCCACCATGCCAACCACTCTACCATTGGATTCTGCCACAAAGAAGGTGGAGTTTGGCCTCGCCGTGTAGGATTCCTCTATGTTCTGTAAGTCCATATTGTAGGCTTTGGTTACAATCTTCTGAAAGGCAATGATAACGCAGAGGTAACCTAAGGCCAAAAGAGCCACTAAACCCAACCAAGACACAAGGAAGGACCTGAAAACCAAATATAAGGCCACGAATGACACGAGCACCGTAACCTGAATGGGGCGGAGCCTCAGTAAGTACATGAAAGTACTGGGGCGATAGTCCATCACTCCTTCAGCAAATAACGCACGGACAACGTCATAGTCTCTGCTCTCGTAAGGTCTTATAAAGAAGTCCGCCATCGTCTGCTGCCTGGACACCAAGCGCTGGAATCATAGACAAGAAAAGACAGTCAATGTATATGAGAACTCAGAAACCAAAACAACTAAAAAGAGAAGGAAAAGATCTTCTAAAtgttatacagatagagctggaggggtataactactatatatcctgatcccatagagatagcaacagtatacagatagagctggaggggaggtgtataactactatatatctagatccgatagaggtagcagcagtatacagatagagctagaggggagttgtataactactatatatactgatcccatggagatagcagcattgtacagatagagctggagaggaggtgcataactactatatatctagatctgatagagatagcagcagtgtacagatagagctagaggggagttgtataactactatatatactgatcccatggagatagcagcagtatacagatagagctggagggaggtttataactactatatttcctgatcccatagagatagcagcagtatacaggtagagctgaaGGGggagtgtataattactatatatcctgatcccatagagatagcagcagtatacagatagagctggaggaggaagGGTACAACAGATATATATctcgatcccatagaaatagcagcagtatacagatagagctggaggggaggggtttaactactatatatcctgatcccataggtatagcagcagtatacagatagagatggaggggaggtgtataactactatacctcttgatcccataaagatagcagcagtatacagatagagctggacggGAGGATTATAAATactatatgtcctgatcccatggagacagccgcagcagtatacagatagagctggaggtgagttgcaaaactacaatgtatCCTAATCCCAGATAGATagcggcagtatacagatagggctggaggggaggtaaaaaactactatatatcctgatcccatagagatagcagcagtatacagctagagctgaagtagaggtgtataactaatatatgtcctgatcccatggagatagcagcagtatacagctagagctgaAGTGGAAGTGTATAagaactatatatcctgatcccatagagacagcagcagtatacagagagagctggaggggaggtgtataactactatatatcctgattccatagagatagcagcagtatacagatagagctggaggggaagggtacaactactatatatctcgatcacatagaaatagcagcagtatacagatagagctggaggggaggtgtataactactgtttgTGTTGGAAGCTTCACACTTGTGCTCGTGGTTATAGTAATACATAAGTACCTATATAGAAACATTACACTAAACCTaacggtcagatttgtgcccaatgaccgcgacggagggcacgcctttagtgggcatGCCCTGTAGTAGAATGTTTTAaaagagggagggttgggaggggtccgcCGAACATCCCGAACGCCCCTCCCGTAGGAGCCGCGGCTTATATACCCCTGTCCCTACCTATCTCTACTAGATGCCCCGCCTggacgtgtggggggggggggaggcggagatactcccgcccctcacacaaattcagccaatATGCTTCCCACTTGTGTtcggggcttcacactcgtgcttGTGGCTATAGTAATACATACGTACCTGTATGGAAACATTACACTAAACCTaacggtcagatttgtgcccaatgaccgcgacaGAGGGCAtgcctttagtgggcaaaaatgaacctggtagaaataaaaaaaaagggggggggggcaaaaattaAACTGTTAGAAAGTGACACACAGCATGCTACCTGACCTGGTGATGATAACCTTGTGGAGCCATATCTCTTGTAATCAACTACCATCGAATAAGCAACTTGCCTGACTAAACCATACCTTCAACTGACAAGCTGCCCCCTTAGTGATCTTGAGAGTGACGTCCCACTGCGATTTACCGATCCTTACATGGCCATCATGCCTGCAGACATGACCAGTCCCCGCGCAACCAATATGCCCATAGTCGCTAGGGTTCTGTAAGCGAACCATCATGCCTGCGGACTAAACAGATCCCGCGTACCATTGTGACTATGGACGTGTCAGATCCTACGCAACCATTGTGGCTATGGACCTGAGGCTCTTTAACTTTAGCTTATTTATTATATTTCCGTTCTTTgcaaccacctgtgtgtcatgAAATTATTTCTGTGAAAAAACGTGTCCATGACAATACCTTCGCAGTGTATtatcctgcaggcgtggcaggtatgAAGCGTACAAAGCAGGtatgaagacatgtcagtaataaCAATTGCGCAGTGccctcccctgcagacgtggcaggtagaaCGGGTATACAACAGCCTGTGAAGCGTGATGtggttgctctgaagacgtgtcagtagcaacaatTACGTGGTGCATCcctctgcagacatggcaggtataacGGGTATACAACAGCCTATGAgtcgagatgttattgctctgaagatgtgtcagtaacaataacctgtctggtgcctccccctgcagatgtggcaggcataaagggtaaacaaccacctgtgtgtcgtaatgttattgctctgagatgtgtcagtaacaatatccaatgtggtgcctccccctgcagacgtggcaggcttaacgggtaaacaaccacctacgtGTTgaaatattattgctctgaagttgtgtcagtaacaataacttgtgtagtgcctccccctgcagacgtggcaggcatgacgggtaaacaaccacctatgtgtcatataGTTATTGCTCTTAATACGTGTCAGTAGCAATTATTTACATCATAAcgacccctgcagacgtggcaggcataacaggtaaaccaACCACCTCTGTGTCGTATAGTTCTTGCTCTGAAGACGTTTCAGTAGCAACTAACTACGTGATACCGACCCCtgcggacgtggcaggcatgacggctaaacaaccacctatgtgtcgtaaagttattgctctgaagacgtgtcagtagcaattaTTTACATCATACCGACCCCTGCAGAGGTGGCAGGtataacaggtaaacaaccacctaagTGTCGTAcacttattgctctgaagacatgtcagtagcaACTAACTGCGTGATACCGACCCCTGCCAACGTGGCAGGCATAAAGGTTAaataaccacctatgtgtcgtatagTTATTGCTTTGAAGACGTGTCGGTAGCAATTACCTGCATGGTGCCACCCCCAGCGGACGTGGCAGGCATCATGGGTGAACAACCATCTGTCTGTcgagatgttgttgctctgaaggtgTATCGTATGTTGGGAAACCgcttatgtgtcatgatgttattTGCTGGAGATGTGTCTGCGACAACAACTTATTAAAGAGACTGACTATCAGATGTCGACATATAGTGCTAACATGTGATTGTGATACTGACTTGGTGACTACCAGGGTGCAACTACTCCAGTAACCTGTATGACCTATCAGCTGCAGGAAACCAATATAACTGCGTGGTGGCATATGCCCGTGATACTAACTGTGTGGTGGCAATGAGTGAGACTGACTTGGTGGCGTACATAACACCATTAGAAAGTGGTTGTATTCGGAACTTCCGGTGAACTAACAGACGTGTAGTGGACACGTGCATGGTTACAACGTCTAACACACGCGCAGGGTGACTGCTATAGTAGTGCGAGTGTACTGTTCTGTAAATTCTAGCATCGACGTCTGTGTGTAACCGAACTAAGCATCATACGTGGTCGTGAACGTGCGACTGATGCAAGCTAATGACCTGTGTAACGTGCTGCAATCAAACTTACATTATAGTATTATATCTAAAGTATGTATGCCCTGAGAGAATGCTGTGCAGTTACATAAGATGAATACTACAAATCTATAACATAGCATGGTATGAGCGTATGTACCGTGTAATGCTATGGACATGTGTACCGAGATGCGTGAAGTACCGTATCAGCTATGACCGTGTGTACCATGTAAATGCTGTAGCGTGTGCATGGTATGACTATGAGTGTATGAGCCGTATTCAACGGGCACATGTACATTATAATTATGTGAATGTATACAGAGCATAGATGCCGATCACTGTGCATAGCACTACAATGAGCGTGTATGAGCATTCGAACAGAACCGACTCCACAGGCGCACAAACACAGGATGCCACAATGCCACAAGCACACATGCAGCACCACTGCCATGGGCATGAAACACAAAGCCAGGAGTGCAAGCGTAGCACCAACCGCCAAGGATGCATGTGCCACATAATgctatgaacgtgtgaacaaaagAGCGTATGAACCGTGTAATGCGTGTATGAACCAGAATGATACTATGTGTGTGAACCGTCTAAAACCCCCGAGTGTGTGAAACCCGAACAGTATGAACACTATGAGCACGCGATCAGTATGAATGCCAGGAACCTATGTGCAGAATGAATGCCATGCAGAGTATAACTGGCACGAGTGTAACGACAGTATAACTACTATGTCTCACCACCAGTATGAATGCCACAATCATATCGACAATATGTTCCTTGAGTGAATGAATACCATGAGTACTTAACAATGTATAGCCATGACATACAGACTGTAAATGCAATGATTGTAAAACCCTGAGCATACGCACAGCATGAATGCCATAAACAGAGCGAGCAATGCCAGTGGCATAAGCGTAGAACAGCATGAATACTATGTGCGCCCTCCCAGTGTGTGTTCCACAAGCCTATACATGGAATGTCATGAATGTAAGAACTTTGTAAATGTCATGTATGAACAGCATGAAACAGTGTAGATGTCCTGAACATAAAACAGTATGGATGTCCGATAAAATAGTAAGGATGTCCGATAAAACAGTATGGATGTCCGATAAAACAGTATGGATGTCCGATAAAACAATATGGATGTCCGATAAAACAGTAAGGATGTCCCAAAAACAGTATGGATGTCCAATAAAACAGTATGGATGTCCGGTAAAACAGTATGAATGCCCAATaaaacagtatgaatgccatgagcgtatgaacagtatgaatgccatgaatgtatgaacagtataaaagccataaatgtatgaacagtatgaatgccatgaatgtatgaacagtatgaatgtccGGTAAAACAGTATGGATGTCCGATAAAACAGTATGGATGTCCGATAAAATAATATGGATGTCCGATAAAACAGTAAGGATGTCCCAAAAACAGTATGGATGTCCAATAAAACAGTATGGATGTCCGGTAAAACAGTATGGATGTCCAATAAAACAGTATGGATGTCCGATAAAACAGTATGGATGTCCAGTAAAACAGTATGGATGTCCGTTAAAACAGTATGGATGTCCGATAAAACAGTAAGGATGTCCGATAAAACAGTATGGATGTCCGATAAAACAGTATGGATGTCCGATAAAACAGTATGGATGTCCGATAAAACAGTAATGATGTCCGATAAAACAGTATGGATGTCCGATAAAACAGTAAGGATGTCCGGTAAAACAGTATGGATGTCCAGTAAAACAGTATGGATGTCCGGTAAAACAGTATGGATGTCCGATAAAACAGTATGGATGTCCAGTAAAACAGTATGGATGTCCGGTAAAACAGTATGGATGTCCAGTAAAACAGTATGGATGTCCAGTAAAACAGTATGGATGTCCGATAAAACAGTAAGGATGTCCGATAAAACAGTATGGATGTCCAGTAAAACAGTATGGATGTCCAGTAAAACAGTATGGATGTCCAGTAAAACAGTATGGATGTCCGATAAAACAGTAAGGATGTCCGATAAAACCGAATGGATGTCCGGTAAAACAGTATGGATGTCCGATAAAACAGTATGGATGTCCAATAAAACAGTATGGATGTCCGATAAAACAGTATGGATGTCCGATAAAACAATATGGATGTCCGATAAAACAGTATGGATATCCGATAAAACAGTATGGATGTCCAATAAAACAGTATGGATGTCCGATAAAACAGTAAGGATGTCCGATAAAACAATATGGATGTCCAATAAAACAGTATGGATGTCCGATAAAACAGTATGGATGTCCGATAAAACAGTATGGATGTCCGGTAAAACAATATGGATGACCAATAAAACAGTATGGATGTCCGATAAAACAGTATGGATGTCCAATAAAACAGTATGGATGTCCGGTAAAACAGTAAGGATGTCCGATAAAACAGTAAGGATGTCCGGTAAAACAGTATGGATGTCCGGTAAAACAGTATGGATGTCCGGTAAAACAGTATGGATGTCCGGTAAAACAGTATGGATGCGTGCGGTATAAATGACTTGATCATATAGATAGTTTGAATGTCAAGAGCACGAAATGTTATGATTGTGTGTACAGTAAGCCAAGAGcgtatacacagtataaatgccataaacgTGAGGACGGTATAAAGCAATGAGCGTGTGAATCGAGTGAAATGCTGTGAGCGTATGAACACCATACAAGCCATGAGTGAAAAgaaagccatgagcgtatgaacagtatgaatgccatgaatgtatgaacagtataaatgccatgaatgtatgaacagtatgaatgccatgaatgtatgaacagtatgaatgccatgaatgtgtgaacagtatgaatgccatgagcgtatgaacagtatgaatgccatgaatgtatgaacagtataaatggcatgaatgtatgaacagtatgaataccatgaatgtatgaacagtatgaatgccatgagcgtatgaacagtatgaatgccatgaatgtatgaacagtataaatgccatgaatgtatgaacagtatgaatgccatgaatgtatgaacagtatgaatgtatgaacagtatgaatgccatgaatgtatgaacagtatgaatgccttgagcgtatgaacagtatgaatgccatgaatgtatgaacaatatgaatgccatgaatgtatgaacagtatgaatgccatgaatgtatgaacagtataaatgccatgaatgtATGCACAGTAGAAATGccatgaatgtatgaacagtatgaatgccatgaatgtatgaacagtataaatgccatgaatgtatgaacagtatgaatgccatgaatgtatgaacagtataaatgccataaatgtatgaacagtataaatgccatgagcgtatgaacagtataaatgccatgaatgtatgaacagtatgaatgccatgaatgcatgaacagtatgaatgccatgaatgtatgaacagtatgaatgccatgaatgtatgaacagtatgaatgccatgaatgtgtgaacagtatgaatgccatgaatgtatgaacattttgaatgccatgaatgtatgaacagtatgaatgccatgaatgtgtgaacagtatgaatgccatgagcgtatgaacagtatgaatgacatgaatgtatgaacagtataaatgccatgaatgtatgaacagtatgaatgccatgaatgtgtgaacagtatgaatgccatgagcgtatgaacagtatgaatgccatgaatgtatgaacagtataaatgccatgaatgtatgaacagtatgaatgccatgaatgtatgaacagtatgaatgccatgagcgtatgaacagtatgaatgccatgagcgtatgaacagtataaatgccatgaatgtatgaacagtatgaatgccatgaatgtatgaacagtatgaatgccatgaatgtatgaacagtatgaatgccatgaatgtatgaacagtatgaatgccatgaatgtgtgaacagtataaatgccatgaatgtatgaacagtatgaatgccatgaatgtatgaacagtataaatgccatgaatgtatgaacagtataaatgccataaatgtatgaacagtataaatgccatgaatgtgtgaacagtataaatgccatgaatgtatgaacagtatgaatgccataaatgtatgaacagtatgaatgccatgaatgtatgaacagtatgaatgccataaatgtatgaacagtatgaatgccatgaatgtatgaacagtctgaatgccatgaatgtatgaacagtatgaatgtcataaatgtatgaacagtataaatgccatgaatgtatgaacagtatgaatgccataaatgtatgaacagtatgaatgccatgaatgtatgaacagtatgaatgccatgaatgtatgaacagtataaatgccatgaatgtatgaacagtatgaatgccatgaatgtgtgaacagtatgaatgccatgaatgtgtgaacagtatgaatgccatgaatgtatgaacagtatgaatgccatgcgCGTGTTAAACAATatgatgcaatacggtactgggacaccacacatagtgtagttgtacacacacatgcatgatGACAGTCAGATGATATGATAAATGCATTAACCCCTGAGCAGAAAGCGATATAATGTAAATTAGCTAAGCAGATGAAGCGTGAGAAT
Above is a genomic segment from Hyla sarda isolate aHylSar1 chromosome 1, aHylSar1.hap1, whole genome shotgun sequence containing:
- the LOC130300101 gene encoding probable N-acetyltransferase camello, with amino-acid sequence MADFFIRPYESRDYDVVRALFAEGVMDYRPSTFMYLLRLRPIQVTVLVSFVALYLVFRSFLVSWLGLVALLALGYLCVIIAFQKIVTKAYNMDLQNIEESYTARPNSTFFVAESNGRVVGMVGVQPVQGSHREVELRRLCVAKDQRHKGIAKTLCWHVIDFARQRGFHHVTLNTSTIQHAAHKLYRNMGFRVTKSKPVSHPIGRYLNVTVTYYSYDIKS